From the Solanum stenotomum isolate F172 chromosome 4, ASM1918654v1, whole genome shotgun sequence genome, one window contains:
- the LOC125862286 gene encoding coatomer subunit beta'-2-like: MPLRLEIKRKLAQRSERVKSVDLHPSEPWILASLYSGTVCIWNYQTQTMAKSFEVTELPVRSAKFIPRKQWVVAGADDMFIRVYNYNTMDKVKVFEAHTDYIRCVAVHPTLPYVLSSSDDMLIKLWDWEKGWLCTQIFEGHSHYVMQVTFNPKDTNTFASASLDRTIKIWNLGSPDPNFTLDAHLKGVNCVDYFTGGDKPYLITGSDDHTAKVWDYQTKSCVQTLEGHTHNVSAVCFHPELPIIITGSEDGTVRIWHSTTYRLENTLNYGLERVWAIGYMRSSRRVVIGYDEGTIMVKLGREVPVASMDNSGKVIWAKHNEVQTVNIKSVGADYEVADGERLPLAVKELGSCDLYPQNLKHNPNGRFVVVCGDGEYIIYTALAWRNRSFGSALEFVWSSDGEYAVRESTSKIKIFSKSFQEKKSIRPTFSAERIYGGTLLAMCSNDFICFYDWAECRLIRRIDVNVKNLYWADSGDLVAIASDTSFYILKYNQDVVSAHLDSGKSVDEQGVEEAFELLNEINERVRTGIWVGDCFIYNNSSWRLNYCVGGEVTTMFHLDRPMYLLGYLANQSRVFLIDKEFNVVGYTLLLGLIEYKTLVMRGDWDRANEVLPSIPKEHHNSVAHFLESRGMIEEALEVATDPDYRFELAIQLGKLEIAKDIAVVAQSESKWKQLGDLAMSSGRLEMAEECLKHANDLSGLLLLYSSLGDAEGITLLASFAKEHGKNNVAFLCMFMLGKVEECIQLLVDSNRIPEAAFMARSYLPSKVPEIVSIWRKDLSKVNQKAAEALADPEEYPNLFEHWQIAHAVEARVAEERGVYPPAADYGNYAGRPTTNLVEAFSNLRMDEEPHENGELDHEAAELNGDEVLERGEDDLQQEGQEERGEDDLQQEGQEEAVVVDADSTDGAVLVNGNEGDEEYGTNTEGKPSA; encoded by the exons ATG CCTCTGAGGTTGGAGATTAAG AGAAAACTTGCTCAAAGATCGGAAAGGGTAAAGTCAGTGGATCTACATCCTTCCGAGCCATG GATATTGGCAAGTTTGTATTCAGGGACTGTATGCATCTGGAACTACCAGACCCAG ACAATGGCTAAATCATTCGAAGTTACTGAATTACCAG TTAGGTCAGCGAAGTTTATACCACGCAAGCAATGGGTTGTTGCTGGTGCCGATGACATGTTTATTCGTGTTTACAATTACAATACCATGGATAAAGTCAAAGTATTCGAGGCACACACAGATTATATTAGGTGTGTGGCTGTCCATCCTACTCTACCATATGTGCTGTCATCATCTGATGACATGCTAATAAAGCTCTGGGATTGGGAGAAGGGATGGTTATGCACTCAAATATTTGAAGGTCATTCCCATTATGTGATGCAAGTCACCTTTAATCCGAAAGACACCAATACTTTTGCTAGTGCATCTCTTGATCGGACTATAAAG ATTTGGAACCTTGGCTCTCCTGATCCAAATTTCACGCTGGATGCTCATCTTAAAGGGGTTAATTGTGTAGACTATTTCACCGGGGGTGATAAACCTTATCTAATTACTGGTTCTGATGATCACACTGCTAAG GTGTGGGACTATCAGACAAAAAGTTGTGTTCAGACTCTTGAAGGCCACACCCACAATGTCTCTGCTGTATGTTTTCATCCCGAGCTTCCGATTATAATTACAGGTTCTGAAGATGGTACTGTTCGTATATGGCACTCAACCACTTATAG ACTTGAGAACACTTTGAATTATGGTCTTGAAAGAGTATGGGCAATTGGTTACATGAGAAGTTCAAGGAG GGTTGTAATTGGTTATGATGAGGGAACCATCATGGTGAAACTTGGTCGAGAAGTACCTGTTGCCAGTATGGATAACAGTGGAAAAGTTATTTGGGCTAAGCACAATGAAGTTCAGACTGTTAACATCAAGAGTGTAGGGGCAGATTATGAG GTTGCTGATGGAGAAAGACTGCCTTTGGCTGTCAAGGAATTGGGATCCTGTGACCTCTACCCACAA AATTTGAAGCATAATCCAAATGGAAGGTTTGTGGTTGTTTGTGGAGATGGAgaatatatcatatatactgCTCTGGCTTGGAGAAACAGGTCGTTTGGCTCAGCTCTGGAATTTGTTTGGTCTTCGGATGGAGAATATGCTGTGAGGGAAAGTACTTCAAAGATCAAGATTTTCAGCAAAAGTTTCCAG GAGAAGAAGAGCATCCGACCTACTTTCTCTGCTGAGCGCATTTATGGGGGTACTTTATTGGCAATGTGCTCAAATGATTTCATTTGTTTCTATGATTGGGCTGAGTGCAGGTTGATACGGAGAATTGATGTTAATGTCAAA AATCTATACTGGGCCGACAGTGGTGATCTGGTGGCAATTGCAAGTGATACATCGTTCTACATACTTAAGTATAAT CAAGATGTGGTCTCTGCCCATTTAGATAGTGGAAAATCAGTAGATGAACAAGGTGTTGAAGAAGCTTTTGAACTTCTTAATGAGATCAATGAACGGGTCAGGactgggatttgggttggggaTTGCTTTATTTACAATAATTCTTCCTGGAGACTTAACTATTGTGTTGGTGGTGAG GTGACCACAATGTTTCACCTTGATCGGCCCATGTACCTACTGGGATATCTTGCTAATCAGAGCAGGGTTTTCCTGATTGACAAGGAGTTTAA TGTTGTGGGATATACTTTACTCCTTGGCTTGATTGAGTACAAGACACTTGTGATGCGTGGTGACTGGGACAGAGCAAATGAGGTCTTACCATCAATTCCTAAGGAGCATCACAACAG CGTTGCTCATTTCTTGGAATCACGCGGAATGATAGAGGAAGCATTAGAAGTTGCTACAGACCCTGACTACAGATTTGAACTAGCTATACAGCTAGGTAAATTAGAGATCGCAAAG GATATTGCCGTAGTGGCACAGAGTGAGTCCAAATGGAAGCAGTTGGGTGACCTAGCCATGTCTAGTGGAAGG CTTGAGATGGCAGAGGAGTGTTTGAAGCATGCAAATGACTTGAGTGGTTTGTTGCTACTCTATTCTTCTCTTGGAGATGCTGAAGGAATAACTCTACTAGCTTCTTTTGCCAAAGAGCACGGGAAAAACAATGTTGCATTCCTTTGCATGTTCATGTTGGGTAAAGTGGAGGAGTGCATTCAGCTGTTGGTTGACAG CAATCGGATACCTGAGGCTGCATTTATGGCAAGATCTTATCTGCCTAGTAAGGTTCCCGAAATAGTTTCAATTTGGAGAAAGGACCTCAGTAAG GTTAACCAGAAAGCAGCAGAAGCTTTGGCTGACCCTGAAGAATATCCTAACCTGTTTGAGCACTGGCAAATTGCACACGCTGTTGAAGCTAGAGTTGCGGAGGAAAG GGGTGTCTATCCACCAGCGGCAGATTATGGAAATTATGCTGGTAGACCAACTACTAACCTTGTAGAAGCTTTCAGCAACTTGAGAATGGATGAAGAACCACATGAAAATGGAGAGTTGGATCATGAG GCTGCAGAACTGAATGGTGATGAGGTGCTAGAACGGGGTGAAGATGACCTTCAACAGGAGGGCCAAGAAGAACGGGGTGAAGATGACCTTCAACAAGAGGGCCAAGAAGAGGCTGTTGTGGTGGATGCCGACTCTACTGATGGTGCAGTACTCGTTAATGGAAATGAGGGTGATGAAGAGTATGGTACGAATACTGAAGGAAAACCGTCAGCCTAA